The following are from one region of the Thermococcus cleftensis genome:
- a CDS encoding PadR family transcriptional regulator yields MKYRDFLALHILHHASEEPVTGSFLMKELERHGYHISPGTMYPLLHSLEEEGLLKSQWKVKNGRRVRVYEITEIGRRTLDEGKEKLRELCLELLGE; encoded by the coding sequence ATGAAATACCGGGACTTTCTGGCCCTGCACATACTCCACCACGCGAGCGAAGAGCCGGTCACAGGTTCGTTTCTGATGAAAGAGCTTGAGAGACACGGCTACCACATCAGCCCCGGTACGATGTACCCCCTTCTTCACTCCCTGGAAGAGGAGGGCCTTCTGAAGAGTCAGTGGAAGGTCAAGAACGGAAGACGCGTGAGAGTCTACGAGATAACGGAAATCGGCCGGAGAACCCTCGACGAGGGCAAAGAGAAGCTGAGGGAGCTCTGCCTCGAACTGCTGGGGGAATGA
- a CDS encoding DUF2240 family protein — protein sequence MNPLKRAVEYKGSAEFSRAELVGILAFSLRLMDVKAAKKLIAEGIEGGVIEERNGKLIVRTELLEESEQPQNMLGEMVVHIARTLGWTEIEVMEGIKAMRERYGDLDERILAYLFGMEKGVDMSRFKDRLEL from the coding sequence GTGAACCCTCTAAAGCGCGCCGTTGAGTACAAGGGCTCGGCGGAGTTTTCGAGGGCCGAGCTGGTGGGAATCCTCGCCTTCAGCCTCCGCCTTATGGACGTGAAGGCCGCGAAGAAGCTCATAGCGGAGGGCATTGAGGGGGGCGTCATCGAGGAGCGGAACGGAAAACTCATCGTGAGGACTGAGCTTCTGGAGGAGAGCGAGCAACCTCAGAACATGCTCGGCGAGATGGTGGTTCACATCGCCAGGACCCTCGGCTGGACGGAGATTGAGGTTATGGAGGGAATAAAGGCAATGCGCGAGCGCTACGGCGACCTCGACGAGAGAATTCTGGCGTACCTCTTCGGTATGGAGAAGGGCGTTGATATGTCTCGCTTTAAGGACCGGCTCGAGCTGTGA
- a CDS encoding MFS transporter, with product MEEKERRIFGISWNVFLLGIVSFLNDMSSEMIIPIMPSYLMEVLDAGKLLSGSVMGAIESMSSLFKVAFGYVSDRFKRRKAFVFAGYALSTLSKGALAFTRHWWDFLLLRAVDRVGKGVRTAPRDALIAESSEKGKTGKSFGFHRMMDTLGAVAGPLIAIGLIELLKDLPAETTYRHIFLLSAVPGAISLLVIILFVKDRGGEVKRKIKGISTLRSRNLQLFLAVVAIGALGRYSYAFTMWKAQELGYSVVQSMAFYALFNLIYALSAYPLGVISDGFGKKRLITLGFGVAALAAVAFAYARDLYTLMAAFVLYGIYIAIEDTIPRAYMADLAKEFEKGTVIGAYHTVFGVFVFPASVIAGWLWSSYSLAYAFIFAAAMNLVAMVLMAFVGE from the coding sequence ATGGAGGAAAAGGAGAGGAGGATATTCGGAATAAGCTGGAACGTCTTTCTGCTCGGCATCGTCAGCTTCCTCAACGACATGAGCAGCGAGATGATAATCCCGATAATGCCGAGCTACCTGATGGAGGTTCTCGATGCCGGAAAGCTGCTCAGCGGTTCGGTCATGGGCGCGATAGAGAGCATGAGCTCGCTGTTCAAGGTGGCCTTCGGCTACGTGAGCGACCGCTTTAAACGGAGGAAGGCCTTCGTCTTCGCCGGCTACGCCCTCTCGACCCTCTCAAAAGGAGCCCTTGCCTTCACCCGCCACTGGTGGGACTTTCTCCTCCTCCGCGCGGTGGACAGGGTTGGCAAGGGCGTAAGGACAGCCCCCAGGGACGCGCTGATAGCGGAGTCAAGCGAGAAGGGGAAAACCGGGAAATCCTTTGGCTTCCACCGAATGATGGACACCCTCGGCGCGGTCGCAGGTCCGCTCATTGCGATAGGGCTGATAGAACTCCTCAAAGACCTTCCAGCCGAGACCACCTACAGGCACATCTTCCTGCTCTCCGCGGTTCCGGGGGCGATATCGCTCCTCGTGATAATCCTCTTCGTGAAGGACAGGGGCGGTGAGGTCAAGAGAAAGATAAAGGGCATATCCACGCTGAGGAGCAGGAACCTCCAACTCTTCCTCGCGGTGGTCGCGATAGGCGCCCTCGGAAGGTACAGCTACGCCTTCACGATGTGGAAGGCGCAGGAGCTGGGCTATTCGGTCGTTCAGAGCATGGCCTTCTACGCGCTGTTCAACCTCATCTATGCACTCTCGGCGTATCCCCTCGGGGTTATCTCGGACGGCTTCGGCAAGAAGCGGCTCATAACCCTCGGATTCGGTGTGGCGGCTCTGGCGGCCGTGGCTTTCGCCTATGCAAGAGACCTCTACACGCTGATGGCGGCCTTCGTGCTCTACGGGATTTACATAGCGATCGAGGACACGATTCCGCGGGCCTACATGGCCGACCTCGCGAAGGAGTTCGAGAAGGGAACGGTGATAGGGGCATACCACACCGTCTTCGGCGTCTTCGTCTTTCCCGCCTCGGTGATAGCGGGCTGGCTCTGGAGTTCCTACTCCCTGGCCTATGCATTCATCTTCGCGGCGGCGATGAACCTCGTTGCGATGGTGCTCATGGCCTTCGTGGGGGAGTAG
- a CDS encoding hotdog fold thioesterase — translation MEQRTHRLTSERLVGRPLRIEPGRAEVELLTTEEMAVDEHGLVHGGFTFGLADYAAMLAVNEPTVVLGKAEVRFLKPVRVGDRLVARAEVVEDLGRKKVAEVGVFRGKEKVFEGTFHCYVLEKHVLE, via the coding sequence ATGGAGCAGAGGACGCACAGGCTGACCTCGGAAAGGCTCGTGGGTAGGCCGCTGAGAATAGAACCTGGAAGGGCTGAGGTGGAGCTTCTAACCACCGAGGAGATGGCCGTTGACGAGCACGGCCTCGTTCATGGCGGCTTCACCTTTGGTTTAGCGGACTACGCGGCGATGCTGGCTGTAAACGAGCCCACCGTTGTGCTCGGAAAGGCCGAGGTGAGGTTCCTGAAGCCGGTGAGGGTCGGTGATAGGCTCGTGGCGAGGGCGGAGGTTGTTGAGGACCTCGGACGTAAGAAGGTGGCGGAGGTTGGTGTTTTTAGGGGAAAGGAGAAGGTCTTCGAGGGCACCTTCCACTGCTACGTTCTGGAGAAGCACGTGCTCGAATGA
- a CDS encoding PEGA domain-containing protein produces the protein MRKSLVIVLFISMITIITVPSKAENTGVSSVLYHVNGQPPLIWGVSWRGDTVYWAFKDNSSVVIVQMEPSGAIEPLFSYEVTVSGYDTRYYFGEPHVMPFNNSFLIWGNLRSEIYNPFKVDYMSGFWIANVSRSGKVNWARAYLTKLSSSILRAVRVNDGILIIGDGSIYSGGDAFIALLNSKTGEIEKGYAFGGRFMDGISRIIKMENGNLLLVGTSWSFGAPQTALFLIEITPQLDIVQKRAYITYENWTPVKGLELDIPKVKVLEDGNVVLEGTFRVWSYTPNTTVQSKEGLWELKLDRNLNVVSYSFRELASPTTNLTLSHSYLAEHGGRRYLIEMMYTNHFGVFVGEIKRDIIDGETIGIPTNTDPTRPQIWLMDVAPLEDSMMLFLNVHEFADERYASQTEGTLVIKVPYDNITAIRELKKRHMYSGSFRFELKKWDVDVRQYHGDFDEIIHTLKFNPPEGTIKLTQKTEGIPQITTIRDPGPSGKLEFPDIANETHVYIDGKYVGAGPKMYTLPAGVHMIRFQHEGFIPYTCEVEIKPDHVHYVFGPAYVTITTTPPNSTIVLMEQDKNISLSGKSPLKAILRGSYTLKVTKEGFRTVVKDIHVFYGKNVTLHITLPPQSATLKIESDPSALVFINGTFKGNTPLEVELPPGQYAVELKKDGYQNYSITVALKDRDVVTIGEVLEKVPTTTTKSPEVLENATSTTSSPAQKFFEGNETEDNPGAKTEKSICGPGMAVIIALLSAGIRKRHKSRDYQGSMAR, from the coding sequence ATGAGAAAGAGTTTGGTTATAGTTTTGTTCATATCAATGATCACAATAATCACCGTACCTTCAAAAGCAGAAAACACCGGTGTGAGTTCAGTGCTGTATCACGTTAATGGGCAACCACCGTTAATCTGGGGCGTCTCATGGAGAGGAGATACGGTCTACTGGGCATTTAAAGATAACTCCAGTGTAGTAATCGTGCAGATGGAACCCTCAGGGGCCATAGAGCCACTCTTCAGTTACGAAGTGACCGTCTCCGGGTATGATACGAGGTACTACTTCGGTGAGCCTCATGTTATGCCGTTCAACAACAGTTTTCTGATTTGGGGAAACCTGAGGTCTGAGATTTACAATCCATTCAAAGTCGATTATATGAGTGGTTTCTGGATAGCAAACGTAAGCAGGAGCGGGAAAGTGAACTGGGCCAGAGCGTACCTCACAAAGCTTTCATCATCAATACTGAGAGCCGTGAGAGTAAACGACGGGATTCTAATCATCGGAGATGGAAGTATATACTCCGGTGGCGATGCATTCATTGCCTTATTAAACTCCAAGACTGGCGAAATCGAGAAAGGATACGCCTTTGGCGGCCGATTCATGGACGGGATATCCCGCATTATCAAGATGGAAAATGGAAACCTCCTCCTGGTAGGAACTTCCTGGAGTTTTGGAGCGCCCCAAACGGCCCTCTTTCTTATAGAAATAACTCCCCAGCTGGATATCGTTCAGAAAAGGGCCTACATAACCTACGAGAACTGGACCCCCGTTAAAGGGCTGGAACTGGATATTCCAAAAGTTAAGGTACTGGAAGACGGGAACGTGGTTCTTGAGGGCACGTTTAGAGTATGGTCATATACCCCCAACACTACGGTTCAATCCAAAGAGGGATTGTGGGAACTAAAGCTTGATAGGAATCTTAATGTCGTCTCGTATTCGTTCAGAGAGCTGGCTTCTCCCACCACGAATCTCACCCTAAGTCATAGTTACCTGGCCGAACATGGCGGCAGACGCTACCTGATAGAGATGATGTACACAAACCATTTCGGAGTGTTCGTAGGAGAGATAAAGAGGGATATAATAGACGGGGAAACGATAGGTATCCCCACCAACACCGACCCTACCAGACCACAGATATGGCTCATGGACGTTGCTCCCCTAGAAGACTCAATGATGCTTTTCTTAAATGTGCACGAATTCGCTGATGAAAGATACGCTAGCCAGACTGAAGGTACTTTGGTGATTAAAGTCCCGTACGACAATATAACCGCCATCAGGGAATTGAAAAAGCGTCACATGTATTCAGGATCGTTCAGGTTTGAACTCAAAAAATGGGACGTTGATGTCAGGCAGTACCACGGGGATTTCGATGAGATAATCCACACCCTAAAGTTCAACCCCCCTGAGGGGACTATCAAGCTTACCCAGAAAACCGAGGGGATACCCCAGATAACAACAATCCGGGATCCGGGACCTTCAGGAAAGCTTGAGTTTCCGGACATAGCGAACGAAACTCACGTTTACATAGACGGCAAGTACGTTGGAGCCGGACCGAAGATGTACACTCTTCCCGCGGGAGTTCATATGATCAGGTTCCAACACGAGGGATTCATACCATACACCTGCGAGGTGGAGATAAAGCCAGACCACGTACACTATGTATTTGGACCAGCGTACGTCACCATCACAACCACTCCTCCAAACTCCACTATAGTCCTCATGGAACAGGATAAAAACATCTCCCTCTCTGGGAAATCGCCACTCAAGGCCATATTACGCGGTTCGTACACTCTAAAAGTGACCAAGGAAGGGTTCAGGACTGTGGTGAAGGATATACACGTTTTCTATGGAAAGAACGTCACGCTTCACATAACGCTCCCCCCTCAATCCGCCACGCTAAAGATAGAAAGCGATCCCAGTGCGTTGGTATTCATCAACGGAACGTTCAAAGGGAATACCCCATTAGAAGTGGAACTACCCCCTGGGCAGTATGCCGTCGAATTGAAAAAAGACGGGTACCAGAATTATTCCATCACAGTAGCCCTTAAAGACAGGGACGTAGTCACCATCGGAGAAGTACTGGAAAAGGTACCCACCACGACGACAAAGTCTCCAGAGGTTCTGGAGAACGCCACGTCCACGACGTCGAGTCCGGCACAAAAGTTCTTCGAGGGGAACGAAACGGAGGACAATCCCGGTGCCAAAACCGAAAAATCCATCTGTGGACCAGGAATGGCAGTCATAATTGCACTACTGTCTGCAGGGATCAGAAAAAGGCATAAAAGTCGAGACTATCAAGGTTCCATGGCCCGGTAA